The Daucus carota subsp. sativus chromosome 2, DH1 v3.0, whole genome shotgun sequence genome includes a window with the following:
- the LOC108207170 gene encoding uncharacterized protein LOC108207170, translated as MKNTALHLVVLNNNLAMVKLLVKADRNDSHVQNNEGKTPIYIAAENGYKDIIEEICTTCKALSLDGLGRRTTALHALIQNTGQVTEGASDMIRMIVDAAKRQSSAEDGSLVEFKELFSRKDESGSTVLQHAVEKNFVEAVKLILPEDPSYQPGPEIKTYGLMCLIHKAIDDGYSNDIIELLSKAYEAGIDDPKHKGVLALILASQRLDEGSVLCLLKDARHLVTFKEDNGWTPLHYAVYHEFDSILDALIKAQKDEGHSLVYADMESMPFYAAVKHGYTSTLVRLMELWPPANFPYTSVNIDGQNILHLATASVSRKEMVHGILKYCPDTYKAEILNQQDITGDTPLHILISHGCFIPQLIKHKGFNTMAKNNQYLTPRDMLYVEDDIVADQVHIKIALDDVLTNQSVSKLWGKRTEKKMDIWKCNITPPSKRKKKDGKFEEDKKKLMDKKHEQMKRDLETYKTRTNTQILVTTLITTVTFTVGFTMPGGLHQSGEVDEGLVVLSRKRAFNVFMVSDALALLMSVSSLFFYFLESMNEDPLQVSLLNASSTVLNILSIIGMMLTFIAGTYVVLSDTYTSTRHCHLHHRFFLLSSYSYFMDHQDSV; from the exons ATGAAGAATACGGCCTTACACTTAGTTGTCCTTAATAATAACTTGGCTATGGTTAAGCTCTTGGTAAAGGCCGATCGAAATGATAGCCATGTTCAAAACAATGAAGGCAAGACTCCAATTTATATAGCTGCGGAAAATGGGTACAAAGATATTATTGAGGAGATCTGTACAACTTGTAAAGCTCTGTCTTTAGACGGTCTTGGTCGTAGGACAACTGCATTGCATGCTCTTATTCAGAATACAGGCCAAG TGACAGAAGGAGCGAGCGACATGATTAGGATGATTGTTGATGCAGCTAAACGTCAGAGCAGTGCAGAAGACGGGTCACTTGTAGAGTTTAAAGAATTATTTAGTAGAAAAGACGAGTCTGGAAGCACTGTCTTACAACATGCGGTGGAGAAAAATTTTGTGGAGGCTGTTAAACTAATACTACCCGAAGATCCATCCTATCAACCTGGTCCTGAAATTAAAACATATGGTCTCATGTGTTTAATTCACAAAGCTATCGATGACGGGTACAGTAATGACATTATCGAATTACTCTCTAAAGCTTATGAAGCTGGAATTGATGACCCTAAGCATAAAGGCGTGCTTGCTTTGATTCTTGCTAGTCAAAGGCTTGATGAAG GCTCTGTATTATGTCTCTTGAAAGATGCTAGACACCTTGTAACTTTTAAGGAAGATAATGGGTGGACACCACTACACTACGCAGTATATCATGAATTTGATTCAATACTTGATGCCTTAATCAAAGCACAGAAAGATGAGGGTCACTCACTTGTGTATGCAGATATGGAATCGATGCCATTTTATGCAGCAGTCAAACATGGTTATACTTCTACGCTGGTACGACTTATGGAATTATGGCCACCTGCGAACTTCCCATACACAAGTGTTAATATTGATGGTCAAAATATACTACATTTGGCGACTGCTTCTGTTAGTAGAAAAGAGATGGTACAtggtattttgaaatattgtcCGGACACATATAAGGCTGAGATTTTGAATCAGCAGGACATCACGGGAGATACCCCTCTCCATATACTCATCTCCCATGGTTGTTTTATTCCCCAACTGATAAAACATAAAGGATTTAATACAATGGCCAAAAACAACCAGTATTTGACTCCCCGGGACATGCTGtatgttgaagatgatattgTTGCCGACCAG GTGCATATTAAAATTGCCCTCGATGATGTCCTGACTAATCAATCAGTTTCGAAGCTTTGGGGTAAAAGAACAGAGAAGAAAATGGATATTTGGAAATGTAATATAACCCCTCCAAGTAAACGAAAGAAAAAAGATGGAAAATTTGAGGAAGACAAAAAGAAATTGATGGATAAAAAGCATGAACAGATGAAAAGAGATCTAGAAACATATAAAACGAGGACCAACACCCAGATATTAGTTACTACACTGATTACTACAGTAACTTTTACGGTAGGTTTTACTATGCCCGGTGGTCTCCATCAAAGTGGAGAGGTTGATGAAGGATTAGTGGTTCTTTCTAGAAAGAGAGCTTTTAACGTTTTCATGGTATCAGATGCATTAGCTTTGCTAATGTCAGTATCTTCATTGTTTTTCTACTTCCTTGAATCAATGAACGAAGATCCTCTCCAAGTGTCACTACTCAACGCTTCATCAACCGTGCTCAACATTCTTTCTATTATAGGGATGATGTTGACTTTTATTGCAGGAACGTATGTGGTTTTATCCGACACGTACACCAGTACTCGCCATTGTCATTTGCATCATCGGttctttcttctttcttcttatTCTTATTTTATGGATCATCAAGACAGTGTATGA
- the LOC135150367 gene encoding uncharacterized protein LOC135150367 has translation MELAVEGNYLNLVQLISEEHPAYFVLNMFRRVEHPDLIGLVPLIYKAMDKEYGDMVNLLTKIYEKGVQVVYKYCSPTSMPEFISLVRSRKEESFCTMMNSHSEQCVTYVDNLGWNILHHAAYHEFDSIINVIIEAQNICKHPFVYKNIITPFHIAAEEGYTSTMIRLMQSWPSTSSAYVAVDKNERNILHLAALQSKKEMIEGILKYCLEECKNEFVNKEDNDGNTLLHLLIMRGCFLPQLLKYEGLDMYVKNKKGWTACDMLYLEDKIIDDQVQYKITFDGMQNDRTRDIFSNLVLPSKRMRKDVLLNKEIKVRTDEEYARMKEDTDAISNCFANAIAGDAISKAALKIKADKVNGSGETIVRIASTID, from the exons ATGGAACTCGCAGTAGAGGGAAATTATCTGAACTTGGTTCAACTCATATCAGAAGAACATCCAGCTTATTTCGTACTCAACATGTTTCGGCGTGTGGAGCATCCCGATTTGATTGGTCTAGTGCCATTAATTTACAAAGCTATGGATAAAGAATATGGCGATATGGTCAACTTACTCaccaaaatatatgaaaaaggaGTTCAAGTTGTGTACAAATATTGCTCACCTACAAGCATGCCCGAATTCATTTCTCTCGTTAGAAGTCGGAAAGAAG aatcctTCTGCACCATGATGAATAGTCATTCCGAACAATGTGTGACCTATGTTGACAATCTGGGATGGAATATCCTTCACCATGCGGCATATCACGAATTTGATTCAATAATTAACGTGATAATAGAAGCTCAAAATATATGTAAACATccatttgtatataaaaatataataacaccTTTTCATATAGCGGCGGAAGAAGGATACACTTCTACAATGATACGTCTTATGCAATCATGGCCTTCCACATCTTCGGCATATGTTGCTGTtgataaaaatgaaagaaatattCTACATTTAGCAGCACTACAAAGTAAAAAAGAGATGATAGAaggtattttaaaatattgtctAGAAGAGTGTAAAAATGAGTTTGTGAATAAGGAGGATAATGATGGAAATACACTTCTTCACTTGCTTATCATGCGTGGTTGCTTTCTTCCCCAACTCTTAAAATATGAAGGACTCGACATGTATGTCAAAAACAAGAAAGGCTGGACTGCTTGCGACATGCTTTATTTGGAAGATAAAATTATTGATGACCAG GTGcaatataaaattacatttgatGGTATGCAAAATGATCGGACAAgagatattttttcaaatttggtCCTCCCAAGTAAACGGATGAGAAAAGATGTGCTTCTCAATAAGGAAATTAAAGTGAGGACCGATGAAGAGTATGCACGTATGAAAGAGGATACTGATGCAATTTCCAATTGTTTTGCTAATGCCATTGCGGGAGATGCTATATCAAAAGCTGCATTGAAAATTAAAGCAGATAAAGTGAATGGGTCTGGAGAAACTATTGTTAGGATCGCATCCACTATAGATTGA
- the LOC135150106 gene encoding agamous-like MADS-box protein MADS3, whose translation MEERASFDVYRRDLHCCREIVMRKRMTTTLEKYQRCNLNPIANSIGTETQNWCQEVSLLNAKYESLQHTQRHLLGEDLGPLSLKELQSLEKQLEGALGQTRHRKVMVGDGGVNDIERNKLP comes from the exons ATGGAAGAACGAGCATCATTTGATGTGTACAGGCGAGATCTGCACTGCTGCCGAGAGATTGTTATGAGAAAGCG TATGACTACAACCCTCGAGAAGTACCAGCGTTGCAATTTAAATCCAATAGCTAACAGCATCGGAACTGAAACACAG AATTGGTGCCAAGAGGTCTCACTTCTAAATGCAAAGTATGAATCCCTGCAACACACTCAAAG GCATTTGCTTGGAGAGGATCTTGGACCATTGAGCTTGAAAGAACTGCAAAGTCTTGAGAAGCAGCTGGAAGGGGCTCTTGGACAAACAAGGCATAGAAAG GTTATGGTTGGCGACGGTGGTGTTAATGATATTGAGAGAAACAAGCTGccttaa
- the LOC108207171 gene encoding ankyrin repeat-containing protein ITN1-like isoform X3: MGTDTLYAAAIAGDADAIAQLATKADRLNLKGETILHTESRNGNAEHVRFILREFADKNLLSKLCESKYTALSTAIDHGRTEVAGILIDAARQWPINSFQDFLRLADSSGGTLYEIMNKDALYVAAIAGNAGARAALEMQADKVDNVQPILQVESSEGNTEHVRFILSEFANKNLLTKLNSINETALHWAAYKGHTEVAEILIDAASRLPPSDDDSQVTSSQAFLRQADKHLRTALHNAVMKDNVAIVKLLLEADPSDTHSKNDWHFTLKGH, from the exons atgGGTACAGATACTTTGTATGCTGCTGCTATTGCCGGAGATGCTGATGCCATAGCTCAACTGGCGACGAAAGCAGATCGACTGAACTTAAAGGGAGAAACTATCCTCCACACTGAATCCAGAAATGGAAATGCAGAACATGTGCGATTTATTTTGAGGGAGTTTGCAGACAAAAATCTTTTGAGCAAGCTTTGTGAGAGTAAATATACTGCACTTTCGACTGCAATTGACCATGGACGAACTGAAGTGGCTGGGATCCTAATTGATGCAGCTCGACAATGGCCAATAAATTCCTTTCAAGATTTTCTTAGGTTAG ctgaCAGCTCTGGTGGAACCCTGTATGAAATTATGAATAAAGATGCTCTGTATGTGGCTGCCATTGCCGGAAATGCTGGTGCAAGAGCTGCACTAGAGATGCAAGCAGATAAGGTGGACAATGTGCAACCTATCCTTCAAGTTGAATCAAGTGAAGGAAATACAGAACATGTGAGATTCATTTTGAGTGAGTTTGCAAACAAAAATCTTTTGACCAAGCTTAATTCAATTAATGAGACTGCACTGCACTGGGCAGCATATAAAGGACACACTGAAGTGGCTGAGATCCTCATTGATGCAGCTTCACGTTTGCCTCCTTCAGATGATGATAGTCAAGTTACTTCTTCTCAAGCTTTCCTTAGGCAAGCTGATAAACATTTAAGAACTGCGTTACATAATGCAGTTATGAAGGATAATGTGGCCATTGTTAAGCTATTACTCGAGGCGGATCCAAGTGATACACATTCAAAAAATGATTGGCATTTCACACTTAAGGGTCATTAA
- the LOC108207171 gene encoding ankyrin repeat-containing protein NPR4-like isoform X1, protein MGTDTLYAAAIAGDADAIAQLATKADRLNLKGETILHTESRNGNAEHVRFILREFADKNLLSKLCESKYTALSTAIDHGRTEVAGILIDAARQWPINSFQDFLRLGNYWMDTALHIAVTRKNVDVVKLLVEADPSDTHTHNKAGETPMYIAVKAGFNDIAEIISTTCSAPYLYGRYGSSAVLIKNVDHADSSGGTLYEIMNKDALYVAAIAGNAGARAALEMQADKVDNVQPILQVESSEGNTEHVRFILSEFANKNLLTKLNSINETALHWAAYKGHTEVAEILIDAASRLPPSDDDSQVTSSQAFLRQADKHLRTALHNAVMKDNVAIVKLLLEADPSDTHSKNDWHFTLKGH, encoded by the exons atgGGTACAGATACTTTGTATGCTGCTGCTATTGCCGGAGATGCTGATGCCATAGCTCAACTGGCGACGAAAGCAGATCGACTGAACTTAAAGGGAGAAACTATCCTCCACACTGAATCCAGAAATGGAAATGCAGAACATGTGCGATTTATTTTGAGGGAGTTTGCAGACAAAAATCTTTTGAGCAAGCTTTGTGAGAGTAAATATACTGCACTTTCGACTGCAATTGACCATGGACGAACTGAAGTGGCTGGGATCCTAATTGATGCAGCTCGACAATGGCCAATAAATTCCTTTCAAGATTTTCTTAGGTTAGGTAATTATTGGATGGATACTGCATTACATATAGCAGTTACTAGGAAAAACGTGGATGTTGTTAAGTTATTAGTAGAGGCCGATCCAAGTGATACACATACACACAACAAAGCAGGTGAAACACCAATGTACATAGCTGTGAAAGCAGGGTTCAACGATATAGCTGAAATAATCTCTACAACTTGCTCAGCTCCATATTTGTACGGACGTTATGGTAGTAGTGCTGTGCTTATTAAGAATGTCGACCACG ctgaCAGCTCTGGTGGAACCCTGTATGAAATTATGAATAAAGATGCTCTGTATGTGGCTGCCATTGCCGGAAATGCTGGTGCAAGAGCTGCACTAGAGATGCAAGCAGATAAGGTGGACAATGTGCAACCTATCCTTCAAGTTGAATCAAGTGAAGGAAATACAGAACATGTGAGATTCATTTTGAGTGAGTTTGCAAACAAAAATCTTTTGACCAAGCTTAATTCAATTAATGAGACTGCACTGCACTGGGCAGCATATAAAGGACACACTGAAGTGGCTGAGATCCTCATTGATGCAGCTTCACGTTTGCCTCCTTCAGATGATGATAGTCAAGTTACTTCTTCTCAAGCTTTCCTTAGGCAAGCTGATAAACATTTAAGAACTGCGTTACATAATGCAGTTATGAAGGATAATGTGGCCATTGTTAAGCTATTACTCGAGGCGGATCCAAGTGATACACATTCAAAAAATGATTGGCATTTCACACTTAAGGGTCATTAA
- the LOC108207171 gene encoding ankyrin repeat-containing protein At5g02620-like isoform X2, giving the protein MGTDTLYAAAIAGDADAIAQLATKADRLNLKGETILHTESRNGNAEHVRFILREFADKNLLSKLCESKYTALSTAIDHGRTEVAGILIDAARQWPINSFQDFLRLGNYWMDTALHIAVTRKNVDVVKLLVEADPSDTHTHNKAGETPMYIAVKAGFNDIAEIISTTCSAPYLYGRYGSSAVLIKNVDHADSSGGTLYEIMNKDALYVAAIAGNAGARAALEMQADKVDNVQPILQVESSEGNTEHHIKDTLKWLRSSLMQLHVCLLQMMIVKLLLLKLSLGKLINI; this is encoded by the exons atgGGTACAGATACTTTGTATGCTGCTGCTATTGCCGGAGATGCTGATGCCATAGCTCAACTGGCGACGAAAGCAGATCGACTGAACTTAAAGGGAGAAACTATCCTCCACACTGAATCCAGAAATGGAAATGCAGAACATGTGCGATTTATTTTGAGGGAGTTTGCAGACAAAAATCTTTTGAGCAAGCTTTGTGAGAGTAAATATACTGCACTTTCGACTGCAATTGACCATGGACGAACTGAAGTGGCTGGGATCCTAATTGATGCAGCTCGACAATGGCCAATAAATTCCTTTCAAGATTTTCTTAGGTTAGGTAATTATTGGATGGATACTGCATTACATATAGCAGTTACTAGGAAAAACGTGGATGTTGTTAAGTTATTAGTAGAGGCCGATCCAAGTGATACACATACACACAACAAAGCAGGTGAAACACCAATGTACATAGCTGTGAAAGCAGGGTTCAACGATATAGCTGAAATAATCTCTACAACTTGCTCAGCTCCATATTTGTACGGACGTTATGGTAGTAGTGCTGTGCTTATTAAGAATGTCGACCACG ctgaCAGCTCTGGTGGAACCCTGTATGAAATTATGAATAAAGATGCTCTGTATGTGGCTGCCATTGCCGGAAATGCTGGTGCAAGAGCTGCACTAGAGATGCAAGCAGATAAGGTGGACAATGTGCAACCTATCCTTCAAGTTGAATCAAGTGAAGGAAATACAGAACAT CATATAAAGGACACACTGAAGTGGCTGAGATCCTCATTGATGCAGCTTCACGTTTGCCTCCTTCAGATGATGATAGTCAAGTTACTTCTTCTCAAGCTTTCCTTAGGCAAGCTGATAAACATTTAA